ATCGTCGCCATGAAGCTCGAGCATCGATACGCTGTGGACGTCCAGTGGACGGGCAACCGCGGGACCGGCACCAGCGGGTACAAGGACTACGGCCGCGACCACACCGTTAGCGCAGTCGGCAAGCGCTCCCTGGAGGGGTCGGCCGATCGCGCGTTCTTCGGAGACACCGACCGCTGGAACCCCGAGGAGCTGCTCCTCGCGGCGCTCAGCCAGTGCCACATGCTGAGCTACCTCGCTGAGGCAGCCCGGACCGGGCTGGTCGTCGT
Above is a genomic segment from Leifsonia xyli subsp. xyli str. CTCB07 containing:
- a CDS encoding OsmC family protein, whose protein sequence is MKLEHRYAVDVQWTGNRGTGTSGYKDYGRDHTVSAVGKRSLEGSADRAFFGDTDRWNPEELLLAALSQCHMLSYLAEAARTGLVVVGYTDAATGVMAQTGNGGGHFTRATLQPKVTIADPAQTELSNSLHRQSAEKCFIVANVNFPVRHEPETLVLV